The genomic window TGAATGAATCATTTGCACCAGGAGATTTGATGTTGATCACCGATCATATCAACTTTACAGGCCAAAATCCATTGATTGGACCAAATGAAGAAGAAATGGGGCCTCGTTTCCCTGATATGAGTGAAGCCTATACAAAAGCCTATCGTGAAATTGCAAAAGCAGCAGCGGCCTCATTAGATGTAGAATTAAAAGAAGGTGTGTATATGGGTTATTCTGGTCCAACGTACGAAACACCAGCTGAGATTCGGATGTCTCGAGTGATGGGGGCAGACGCAGTCGGTATGTCGACTGTACCAGAAGTCATTGTTGCAGCACATAGCGGTTTGAAAGTCTTAGGTATCTCTTGTATCACCAACTTGGCTGCGGGTATGCAAGCGAACTTGAATCACGAAGAAGTCGTTGAAACAACTGAGAGAGTCAAACAAACATTTAAATCATTGATCAAAGAAACACTTTCTTTACTATAAAAAATTGATTGCGAGGTTTGAAAATGAGTGTTCATATTGAAGCAAAGCCAGGAGAGATTGCAGATAAGATTTTACTTCCTGGAGATCCACTAAGAGCAAAATATATTGCAGAAACTTTTTTAGAGAATCCGGTTTGTTACAACCAAGTACGCGGTATGCTTGGGTATACTGGAACGTATAAAGGAGAAAGAGTCTCTGTTCAAGGAACAGGGATGGGGATGCCATCAGCGATGATCTATGCCCATGAGTTGGTAAATTCCTATGATGTAAAAAAATTGATTCGTGTAGGAACATGCGGTGCCTTGTCAAAAGACGTACACGTTCGTGACCTAGTATTAGCACAAGGAGCTGCGACAAGTTCTTCTATGATCGAAAAGAATTTCAATGCATTCCACTTCCCACCAATCTGTGATTTTGACTTGTTGTTAAAAGCATACGAAGTGGCAAAAGAAAAAGGCTTTACTACCCACGTTGGTAACGTGCTATCAGAAGATTCTTTCTACAAAGACGATTTGACAGAAACATTCAAGTTAGCAGAACTTGGCGTGATGGGCGTTGAAATGGAAGCTGCTGCGCTGTACTATCTAGGTGCAAAATACAAAGTACAGACACTAGCAATCATGACAGTCAGTGACCATCTGATCACAGGCGAAGAAACAACAGCCAGCGAACGCCAAACAACATTCAATGATATGATCGAAGTTGGATTGGAAACAGCGATTCAAGGGTAAATAAGAGTTAAATAGCAAGAAAAAATGACTGCCTAACTTTCTTTTAAGAGAAATTGGCAGTCATTTTTTTAACAATTTAAAAAGACTAGAAAGAAGAAAGTTTCTTTCTAGTCCAAAAAAGTTAGGTTTGCTATCAACAGTAGTTGCTAATTATTTGAAAATTAAATATCAGTATCTAAAGTCAGTGATTCTAATAATACTCGTCCTGTTGTGCTTTGTCCTGGATGCCCAGGTACTCTATAAACTCGGATGACTTGACCTGAAGTACCAGCAATAGTTTGTCGTACTTGGATGTTTCCATCAACTGTTCTTCTAGAAGAATAGTAGTTGGTTCCATTATATGTTTCAAAAAGATATCTTCCATTAACAGTAACCATTAATCTTTCTCGACTGTTAAAACGTTCAGGTGTCAATGTTAAATAAGCAAGCGCTCGGCTTCCTTCTCTTCCTACAGACAGCAATCTTGTTTCCGTCACGTCTGACTCAGTCGTAACTTCGATATTGTCATATGTCGCCCACCCATTCCATGTAGAAGCAAAGCGCACAAGGTATGTATTTTCAGCGTCTGGCGTCGTAAATGTAAGTTTGCCACGTTCCCAGTCCTCATTATTATGTTCACTACGTTCTAATACATCAAACCCTACACCATGAGTCATGATTCCTAATTCAACACGACCTGGAGAAGATTCGCTTGCGGCAACATCATAACTAAATGTATAAGTCGTATTTGGTTTTAGTGTGACATACTGGTGAACGTTTTCGCCATTTTTTGCTAATGCAAAGTTATTTCCATTAACTGTTTGAAGTGTTGGATTATTTGTGGCTGGGTCACTAACGATCCAACGATCAAACCCTGCATCAAAGTTCCCATTATGGATATATAGCTCTTGTTCAATTGCCTGTTTACTTGTGCTAACTAAGTCAGTTGTGGATAGACTTGTTGCGAATGTTGAAACAGATCCTCCTAAACTCAAAAATACCATACCTGCTACCATCATTGTTTTTAAATTGTTTTTGATCATCTTGTCTCTCCTCTATCTATATGAATTTTTTTATTTTTTATTTCGTTTGTAAGATGCAATCATTTGATCTGTTTGTATCTCACAAATTAATAATAACCTGGAAAATAACATTTATGTAACCGCTTTTTTCCAGATAACCATCGTTTTTAGAAAAAAGTGGTAAAATAAGAAGGATTATGGTTGAGTTGGTCTCAGTTTGTTTTATTTTTGAATAACGAAAGGGTAGTGGGGGAATACATCCGTTTGTGATTTTTGCGAATCGATCATTTAGAAAAACATGTAAATATTGTATGGATAAAAATTATCGTATGAGTTTACTTTTCTGGTATCTTGCTATACTAAAAAAAAGAAAAGGTATAATCATTAAGTAAGGATTAGCATTTTGAGATGATTGAGAAAGTTGGTGGTGAAAGCAATAAACAGTATTTTTACATAGTAAGATGATCATGTGGAGGGGCGATATGAAGAAGAATGCAAGATGGCCAATCGTCCGATTGATTGGTGTTTCAGATGAAGGCAGATAAAATTCAGCTAACTCTAAAAAAAAGTATCATTCTGACTATATGGGTAATCATTTTTTCTATAATAAACTTTGGAATCATAAGAAGTAAGGCCATTCTCATGCTATTAGAAAATAATCAATTGGGTCTAAATTTGCTAATGATCCTATTTATTTACGTACTTTGCATGCCCGAATTAAATCGAGCCTTAAAAGGTCTGAATCTGTCAATGATGAAACAAGTAGGATTCACTTTGCTACTTTTGTTAGTGACGAATTTCATATATATGATACTTGTATTTGGCAGTTTTGAAGTAGTCTCACAAAATTTCGATAGTGTTGTTCTATTTTCTGTCATCGTGATTGCCCCAATAAGAGAAGAATTAGTTTACCGTTACCTATTTTTGAGTATAACTGATTCTAGTTGGTTAAAAATAGTTTTGGGTTTGGTTTCAACAGGATTCTTTTTCTATGGGCATAGCTTTACATATGGTGGAAATCTATTCGCAATGGTCCAAGTTCTATTTTTGACTTTAGCTACAACATATCTATACGTGAAAACCAACAATATATTCCCTGCTATTATGTTACATAGCTCGTATAATCTATTTGTTCTCTTGCTGTCGCTGGTCCAATTAATGTGTAAACAACTAAACCAATTCTAGTTAATTTTGTTTCTTTCGAACGATTTTTACTAGTACATTCATATAGGTAGTATGTAATTTAGTACCATTAGTATTAAGCAGCGAAGTCTGCATCCACCCAATATCTAAAAAAACAGCCCCATCATCTCTTATAATAATAAAAGATGATGAGGCTGTCTTACTTATAATAGAGTATCTATTATAAGTAGTATTTTTTGATAACAGTCAAGTCGTCGTTTAATTCATAAACAAGTGGTTGACCTGTTGGGATTTCAAGATCCATGATGTCTTCATCAGAGATTCCTTCGATGTGTTTTGCTAATGCGCGTAAAGAGTTACCGTGTGCAGCAACTAAGACAGTTTTGTTGTCTAACAAAGCTGGTGCAATTTCGTCTTGCCAGAATGGCAATGCGCGTTCTAAAGTAACTTTCAAGTTTTCGCCACCAGGTACGTCGCGTTTGTCTAACATTGCATAACGACGATCGTTTGCTGCTGAACCTTCATCAGTTGCTTCCATTAATGGAGGAAGAGTGTCATATGAACGACGCCAGATGTGAACTTGTTCGTCACCGTATTTTTCTGCTGTTTCTTTTTTATTTAGACCTTGTAATTTACCATAATGACGTTCGTTTAAGCGCCATGATTTGATTTGTGGTACCCAAAGTTGATCTGAGTATTCTAAAATCAAGTTACAAGTTTTGATAGCACGAGTTAATACAGAAGTATAAGCAACATCAAATTCAATTCCAGCTTCTTTGATTTTACGTCCGCCTTCTTTTGCTTCTTCGATTCCTTCTGGTGCTAGGTTTACATCAGCCCAACCAGTAAATTGGTTCAATGCATTCCATTCGCTAAGACCGTGACGAGAAAAAACTAATTTTGGCATGTTTAACTCTCCTTTTAAAAATAAGTGATATTTCTGAAAATTTCAGTTCTGCCTTATTGTACAATGTTTTTCATAAGATTTCCATTGTAAAATGAAAGCAGTTTGTCCAAAAGGTCACAGGATAACTAAAAAAAAGGCTGTGAAACAAGCGTTATTACAGAGCTTTGCTCATAAAACTTGTCTAACAACCTTTTTTATAAATAAGTAAAATAATTTCTGTTTGGTGAGTGGGTGTAGCTTCTAGCTATCAGATGATGAAATCCTCGAAATTCCACTCGCTCACTAGTTGAATAATTGCTGAATCTCTTTTTCAGGTAGATTGATGTATTTGTAGCAAGTGCCGACTGAAACGCCGCATTTGGAAGAAATAAATTGGATCGTTTCTTTCTTTTCATAGTAAAGTCGACGAATTTTTTTGATTGTTTTGGCATCGATTTTTGGTCGACCGCCGATTTTTCCTTTTTTACGTGCTTCTTCTAATCCAATCAGTGTGCGTTCTTTGATCAATGCACACTCCATCTCAGCTAATCCTTCCATCAACTGGAAGTAGACC from Enterococcus sp. DIV1094 includes these protein-coding regions:
- a CDS encoding 2,3-diphosphoglycerate-dependent phosphoglycerate mutase gives rise to the protein MPKLVFSRHGLSEWNALNQFTGWADVNLAPEGIEEAKEGGRKIKEAGIEFDVAYTSVLTRAIKTCNLILEYSDQLWVPQIKSWRLNERHYGKLQGLNKKETAEKYGDEQVHIWRRSYDTLPPLMEATDEGSAANDRRYAMLDKRDVPGGENLKVTLERALPFWQDEIAPALLDNKTVLVAAHGNSLRALAKHIEGISDEDIMDLEIPTGQPLVYELNDDLTVIKKYYL
- a CDS encoding CPBP family intramembrane glutamic endopeptidase; translation: MILVFGSFEVVSQNFDSVVLFSVIVIAPIREELVYRYLFLSITDSSWLKIVLGLVSTGFFFYGHSFTYGGNLFAMVQVLFLTLATTYLYVKTNNIFPAIMLHSSYNLFVLLLSLVQLMCKQLNQF
- a CDS encoding carbohydrate binding domain-containing protein, encoding MIKNNLKTMMVAGMVFLSLGGSVSTFATSLSTTDLVSTSKQAIEQELYIHNGNFDAGFDRWIVSDPATNNPTLQTVNGNNFALAKNGENVHQYVTLKPNTTYTFSYDVAASESSPGRVELGIMTHGVGFDVLERSEHNNEDWERGKLTFTTPDAENTYLVRFASTWNGWATYDNIEVTTESDVTETRLLSVGREGSRALAYLTLTPERFNSRERLMVTVNGRYLFETYNGTNYYSSRRTVDGNIQVRQTIAGTSGQVIRVYRVPGHPGQSTTGRVLLESLTLDTDI
- a CDS encoding purine-nucleoside phosphorylase, which translates into the protein MKLNEMLQETTAFIKSKGVGTIDFGMILGSGLGELAEEIEEAIVIPYDKIPFFPTSTVVGHAGQLVYGTLSGKKVLAMQGRFHFYEGHSMQTVTYPVRVMAALDAHSVVVTNACGGVNESFAPGDLMLITDHINFTGQNPLIGPNEEEMGPRFPDMSEAYTKAYREIAKAAAASLDVELKEGVYMGYSGPTYETPAEIRMSRVMGADAVGMSTVPEVIVAAHSGLKVLGISCITNLAAGMQANLNHEEVVETTERVKQTFKSLIKETLSLL
- the deoD gene encoding purine-nucleoside phosphorylase, yielding MSVHIEAKPGEIADKILLPGDPLRAKYIAETFLENPVCYNQVRGMLGYTGTYKGERVSVQGTGMGMPSAMIYAHELVNSYDVKKLIRVGTCGALSKDVHVRDLVLAQGAATSSSMIEKNFNAFHFPPICDFDLLLKAYEVAKEKGFTTHVGNVLSEDSFYKDDLTETFKLAELGVMGVEMEAAALYYLGAKYKVQTLAIMTVSDHLITGEETTASERQTTFNDMIEVGLETAIQG